A genome region from Paramisgurnus dabryanus chromosome 12, PD_genome_1.1, whole genome shotgun sequence includes the following:
- the LOC135745408 gene encoding uncharacterized protein isoform X2 — protein MQGGDFMLATNILLSGNNYRKIALLFQFMKMAVVAEGTFFRIQDAYCIDPVQEFWEKNRANIIDRLRQEEHVVVLGDGRMDSPGHCAQYCTYTTLEQESRDIVHIVTVDKRETKRNSVIMEKECFIRTMDALIKEIPVREVVTDAHPQISALLNPERGRYKGIQHSLDIGHAAKNLGKKLRRAGTIKNQNSILVWMKDIVNHFWYCCKQALTEEQFKMMWHGVLHHVRNQHSWATGCCEHEPLDEGSQNKPWIQQGSAAHKALTAIVLDKRWLSQVKKFINFRTTSDLESFKIIF, from the exons ATGCAAGGGGGTGACTTCATGCTGGCTACCAATATTCTTCTGTCTGGCAACAACTACAGGAAGATTGCCCTCCTCTTTCAATTTATGAAAATGGCAGTGGTTGCTGAGGGGACTTTCTTCCGAATTCAAGACGCTTATTGTATTGATCCTGTCCAGGaattttgggaaaaaaatagGGCAAACATCATAGACAGGTTGCGTCAGGAAGAACATGTCGTTGTCCTAG GTGATGGCAGAATGGACTCTCCAG GACACTGTGCACAATACTGCACTTACACAACTCTTGAGCAAGAGTCAAGAGACATTGTGCACATTGTCACCGTAGACAAGCGAGAAACAAAAAGGAATTCCGTGATTATGGAGAAGGAGTGCTTCATCAGGACCATGGATGCACTAATCAAGGAAATTCCTGTCAGAGAAGTTGTTACAGATGCCCACCCACAAATATCTGCCTTGCTTA ATCCTGAACGTGGACGCTACAAAGGCATTCAACACTCACTCGACATAGGGCATGCTGCCAAAAATCTTGGAAAGAAGTTACGACGG GCTGGCACCATAAAAAATCAGAATTCAATTCTGGTTTGGATGAAGGACATCGTGAACCACTTTTGGTATTGCTGCAAACAAGCATTGACAGAGGAGCAGTTCAAG ATGATGTGGCATGGAGTCTTGCACCATGTCCGCAACCAACATTCATGGGCAACTGGATGCTGTGAACATGAGCCTCTGGATGAAGGAAGCCAAAACAAGCCATGGATCCAGCAAG GTTCAGCAGCTCATAAGGCACTTACAGCAATTGTGCTTGACAAGCGCTGGTTGAGCCAGGTGAAGAAGTTCATAAACTTTAG GACCACATCTGATTTGGAAAGCTTCAAAATCATATTCTAA
- the LOC135745408 gene encoding uncharacterized protein isoform X1 yields MQGGDFMLATNILLSGNNYRKIALLFQFMKMAVVAEGTFFRIQDAYCIDPVQEFWEKNRANIIDRLRQEEHVVVLGDGRMDSPGHCAQYCTYTTLEQESRDIVHIVTVDKRETKRNSVIMEKECFIRTMDALIKEIPVREVVTDAHPQISALLNPERGRYKGIQHSLDIGHAAKNLGKKLRRAGTIKNQNSILVWMKDIVNHFWYCCKQALTEEQFKMMWHGVLHHVRNQHSWATGCCEHEPLDEGSQNKPWIQQGSAAHKALTAIVLDKRWLSQVKKFINFRYASNVMKLYMHKTKVANVFIY; encoded by the exons ATGCAAGGGGGTGACTTCATGCTGGCTACCAATATTCTTCTGTCTGGCAACAACTACAGGAAGATTGCCCTCCTCTTTCAATTTATGAAAATGGCAGTGGTTGCTGAGGGGACTTTCTTCCGAATTCAAGACGCTTATTGTATTGATCCTGTCCAGGaattttgggaaaaaaatagGGCAAACATCATAGACAGGTTGCGTCAGGAAGAACATGTCGTTGTCCTAG GTGATGGCAGAATGGACTCTCCAG GACACTGTGCACAATACTGCACTTACACAACTCTTGAGCAAGAGTCAAGAGACATTGTGCACATTGTCACCGTAGACAAGCGAGAAACAAAAAGGAATTCCGTGATTATGGAGAAGGAGTGCTTCATCAGGACCATGGATGCACTAATCAAGGAAATTCCTGTCAGAGAAGTTGTTACAGATGCCCACCCACAAATATCTGCCTTGCTTA ATCCTGAACGTGGACGCTACAAAGGCATTCAACACTCACTCGACATAGGGCATGCTGCCAAAAATCTTGGAAAGAAGTTACGACGG GCTGGCACCATAAAAAATCAGAATTCAATTCTGGTTTGGATGAAGGACATCGTGAACCACTTTTGGTATTGCTGCAAACAAGCATTGACAGAGGAGCAGTTCAAG ATGATGTGGCATGGAGTCTTGCACCATGTCCGCAACCAACATTCATGGGCAACTGGATGCTGTGAACATGAGCCTCTGGATGAAGGAAGCCAAAACAAGCCATGGATCCAGCAAG GTTCAGCAGCTCATAAGGCACTTACAGCAATTGTGCTTGACAAGCGCTGGTTGAGCCAGGTGAAGAAGTTCATAAACTTTAGGTATGCATCTAATGTCATGAAATTATACATGCACAAAACAAAAGTTgctaatgtatttatttactaA